In the Balaenoptera ricei isolate mBalRic1 chromosome 1, mBalRic1.hap2, whole genome shotgun sequence genome, ttagaaagaataaaataatgtttccGGAATATTATTTACACCTAAACCTATCTTTGAGATAACCTAAAAGGCCCATGGAAAATGGCAACAATTTGTTAGTTTGCCTTATAAAAGGAGCAATGTTAGAAATAATTAGGTTTGTTTGGCATgcccatatttcttttttttttttttttttttttttttttttgggtaccAAATTACTTTATTTGAAGGAATGATACTAAGGAAAGGACTTGTAGATGTTTTGGTACAACTTACAGAAAAGGTAAAGGTAACCCAAACATGCATGCACTGCCTTGGTGACCAGGGAAGTCACTCCTGTGGCTACGGGAAGCCAGCCTAAGGCTTAGCTTTCATTATCACTATTTCCCAGGGTGTGCTTGTCAAAGAGATAATGTGCCATGCCAGATTCGGGGGCCCCCATCGTGCGCAAGTTGGTTACGTGGTCACCCAATTCTTTAATGGATTTCACCTGCTCATTCAGGTAATGAGTCTCAATGAAGTCACACAAATGGGGGTCACTTTTCTCAGTGGCCAATTTGTGCAGTTCCAGTAGTGACTGATTCACACTTTTTTCCAAGTGTAGCGCACATTCCATTGCATTCAGCCCATTCTCCCAGTCATCACGGTCTGGTTTCTTGATATCCTGCAGGAAGATTCGGCCACCCCGCTGGTTCTGCAGCTTCATCAGTTTCTCGGCATGTTCCCTCTCCTCATGAGATTGGTGAAGAAAGTATTTGGCAAAGTTCTTCAATGCCACATCATCGCGGTCAAAATAGTACGACATGGACAGGTAGACGTAGGAGGCGTAAAGCTCCAGGTTGA is a window encoding:
- the LOC132351486 gene encoding ferritin heavy chain; amino-acid sequence: MTTASPSQVRQNYHQDSEAAINRQINLELYASYVYLSMSYYFDRDDVALKNFAKYFLHQSHEEREHAEKLMKLQNQRGGRIFLQDIKKPDRDDWENGLNAMECALHLEKSVNQSLLELHKLATEKSDPHLCDFIETHYLNEQVKSIKELGDHVTNLRTMGAPESGMAHYLFDKHTLGNSDNES